The proteins below come from a single Penaeus monodon isolate SGIC_2016 chromosome 23, NSTDA_Pmon_1, whole genome shotgun sequence genomic window:
- the LOC119587725 gene encoding uncharacterized protein LOC119587725 isoform X1 codes for MWRAKDTVPGWSSVELSYVGMQDLTLRVMNPVKRGKEPDSSLGGYIPTWRSVCEKWIQEALEEKEGEVTPVYVLYNAYLKDNPQQYLDIAQFGKILKSRFQNRKCRRGKQGAQIYVYKNVIIKTKAASMVSQETKKGYKPKAKSSDHFSSMDYKLFNGIQSIADSLGQSGITPESSSSKMLLPVDFSSIKNGSFNNQQSVPGHHGQLPMTPRLHTEASSANVSSEATSPLDLRLPAAVARRKLLLSTNPYEYSNYENINNHKKSKIDVLGVLEVQHQNKEEDDRSVCSSLSELSSLAKESSDGNSENDENPHDIADKDHDFMTVFTDNHSTALGSKDNMEYVFCNRDLSSPQKSMLLDVEVRDIEVEEESCLYLDYDQANTNAISEKYFKDKLQRKTSDRHSNVKVTEDHFVARPEGGEVKGIAATDLNEGPAQEETRSTPRSSEGQTVTKVETLNRKTIETNRMALGRRWVDHNLRDRPGKRTFPWEIAAAYARDRPEEPLTDTNFAVLIRSKFPSRRKKITSGPRTIYYYQDLELTNPSQLVDNSSVLRETTQDGQNLTPNAPAILMSGDDGAPVAVLNPPAESVFTMNGKPYVSLKIMVSPSSTSSAGDPSNSKGQKTLSYEAVANCKTKNEGSEEGIVNHPHNARVFESSCGSPDKSNDGMLITDQSLTEGGDIGCAEHPGRDQSQSGDDGMFSKSIASLERSVRDQSLAGNDGMFSDGTVPPKHPMEDVTSSAICQNLVDTIKAEPIDAETDLLITVEPSDVNTNPTVTKMDMAVSDYLHKEMLSEEICSYVHDEGCIKSRTSEDQGSQETDSPKKEGNINSLTKQVADFTSKSLEHKEKSDVRNLSSDSIHKEINKSVVKFQNLFSLERKLSRSSESRKSRKRDRLIQTFDAKGKRPRPNDHQANKRPNLDRYKRLSGHATQSSSIRKMVVLEHRKRKAKRWKAVEQNSLRIREVLQVAFHFFSAGSRLSGDERARRLEATIYGNNPAVSYREPSSPSSETNNYACRTSSHFIESTKSLTYSQVTSLLRHHQTCQGLGCSYSSNLCLTLRAMYSHITIFSHRCQVWEHFTDLVGLHTKSCHQWDCQLAFCLYVKHDTHLSGTSVRSDYEEGDLLRKEFDRCESHGPHGARLYCGHLPRIQIPLCGEVDSVSMKATECHYRDGVEARTLRLLGNFALPGSSPSFVTPIINTLCVTADMLKDYSSEAD; via the exons ATGTGGAGAGCGAAAGACACAGTGCCAGGATGGTCAAGTGTCGAACTTTCATACGTAGGTATGCAGGATTTGACTCTCAGGGTTATGAATCctgtgaagaggggaaaggaacctGATTCATCTCTGGG TGGATACATTCCTACGTGGCGCTCAGTTTGCGAGAAATGGATCCAAGAGGctttggaggagaaggaaggcgaaGTCACTCCCGTCTATGTCCTTTACAATGCCTACTTAAAGGATAACCCCCAACAGTACCTGGATATAGCCCAG TTTGGGAAGATTTTGAAATCAAGATTCCAGAACAGAAAATGCCGCCGGGGCAAGCAGGGAGCCCAGATCTACGTCTACAAAAATGTGATCATCAAGACAAAAGCAGCAAGTATGGTGAGTCAAGAAACCAAGAAGGGTTACAAACCAAAAGCCAAGTCGTCAGACCACTTTTCTTCCATGGATTATAAGCTTTTTAATGGTATCCAGTCCATTGCTGATTCCCTTGGACAGTCAGGCATAACACCAGAGTCTTCGAGTTCGAAAATGCTGCTACCAGTCGATTTTTCTTCCATAAAAAACGGGTCTTTTAACAATCAACAGTCCGTTCCTGGACATCACGGACAGTTACCCATGACGCCAAGACTTCATACGGAAGCCTCTTCGGCCAATGTGAGCTCAGAAGCAACTTCACCTCTTGATTTACGTCTTCCAGCTGCTGTAGCCCGAAGGAAGTTATTGTTATCAACTAACCCTTATGAATACAGCAACTATGAAAACATCAATAACcacaaaaagtcaaagatagatgtaCTGGGTGTTCTGGAAGTTCAGCATCAGAACAAAGAAGAGGATGATAGAAGTGTCTGTAGTAGTTTGAGTGAATTGTCAAGCTTGGCTAAGGAGAGTAGTGATGGGAATTCGGAGAATGATGAAAATCCACACGACATTGCTGATAAAGATCATGATTTCATGACCGTGTTTACGGACAATCACTCGACAGCATTGGGTAGTAAAGATAACATGGAATATGTCTTTTGTAACAGAGATTTAAGTTCGCCCCAAAAATCTATGCTTCTGGATGTGGAGGTCAGggatatagaagtggaagaagagagcTGCCTTTACTTGGATTATGACCAAGCCAATACAAACGCCATcagtgaaaaatattttaaagataaattgCAGAGGAAAACATCAGACAGACACTCGAACGTGAAAGTGACGGAAGACCATTTTGTTGCAAGACCAGAGGGGGGAGAAGTAAAAGGAATTGCCGCAACTGACTTGAATGAGGGACCAGCTCAAGAGGAGACCCGAAGCACACCAAGATCCTCAGAGGGACAAACTGTGACGAAAGTGGAAACCTTGAACAGGAAGACAATAGAAACTAACAGGATGGCTCTGGGACGCAGGTGGGTGGACCACAATCTACGGGATCGACCAGGAAAGCGGACCTTCCCCTGGGAGATCGCCGCAGCATATGCGCGGGACCGCCCTGAAGAACCTCTGACTGACACTAAT TTTGCTGTGCTGATCAGAAGTAAATTCCcttcaagaagaaagaaaataaccagTGGACCCAGAACCATTTATTACTACCAAGATCTGGAACTAACCAATCCGTCACAGCTGGTAGACAATTCTTCTGTCCTCAGAGAAACCACTCAAGATGGTCAAAACTTAACCCCTAATGCACCAGCCATCCTGATGTCTGGGGATGATGGTGCACCGGTGGCCGTGTTGAATCCACCAGCCGAGAGTGTGTTTACCATGAACGGCAAGCCTTATGTTTCCTTGAAAATAATGGTCTCACCTTCGAGTACGTCTAGTGCTGGGGATCCCTCGAATTCAAAAGGACAGAAGACTCTTTCATATGAGGCTGTTGCAAACTGTAAGACTAAAAATGAAGGATCTGAAGAAGGGATAGTCAACCATCCTCACAATGCACGAGTGTTTGAATCAAGCTGCGGTTCTCCAGACAAAAGCAACGATGGCATGCTAATAACAGATCAGAGTCTCACTGAGGGTGGTGACATAGGATGTGCAGAACATCCAGGGAGAGATCAAAGTCAAAGTGGGGATGATGGGATGTTCAGTAAAAGCATAGCATCTCTAGAACGTTCGGTGAGAGATCAAAGCCTTGCTGGAAATGATGGGATGTTCAGTGATGGCACAGTGCCTCCAAAACACCCCATGGAAGATGTAACATCATCAGCCATTTGTCAGAATTTAGTGGATACAATCAAAGCAGAACCGATAGATGCGGAAACTGATCTATTAATCACTGTTGAGCCCAGTGACGTAAACACGAATCCAACAGTAACAAAGATGGATATGGCCGTCTCAGACTATCTACACAAGGAAATGTTAAGTGAAGAGATTTGCAGTTATGTCCACGATGAAGGATGCATAAAAAGTCGAACGTCAGAGGATCAAGGGTCCCAAGAAACAGACAGTccaaagaaagaagggaatataAATTCTTTAACAAAACAGGTGGCTGATTTTACTTCCAAATCTCTCGAACACAAAGAAAAATCAGATGTCAGAAATCTATCTTCTGATAGCAtccataaagaaataaataagtctGTAGTCAAATTCCAGAATTTGTTTTCATTGGAACGGAAATTGTCTCGAAGTTCTGAATCACGGAAATCTAGGAAAAGAGATCGGTTGATTCAAACCTTTGATGCGAAAGGTAAACGCCCGAGACCAAATGATCATCAGGCAAATAAACGGCCAAACTTGGATAGATACAAGAGGCTGAGTGGACACGCTACTCAATCATCATCCATTAGGAAAATGGTTGTATTAGAACACCGCAAGCGAAAAGCAAAACGATGGAAAGCAGTAGAGCAGAATAGCTTACGAATACGTGAAGTCCTGCAAGTCGCTTTTCACTTCTTCTCAGCTGGATCCAGACTATCAGGCGACGAGCGCGCCAGAAGGCTCGAAGCCACGATTTACGGAAACAATCCAGCTGTAAGTTATAGAGAACCATCTTCACCTTCTTCTGAAACCAATAATTATGCTTGCCGAACGTCTTCCCATTTTATAGAGTCAACCAAATCTCTAACCTACAGTCAAGTTACATCTTTACTTAGACACCATCAGACGTGCCAAGGATTAGGATGCTCTTACAGCTCTAATCTGTGCCTGACTCTACGAGCAATGTACTCGCACATCACCATTTTTAGCCACCGTTGCCAAGTGTGGGAGCATTTCACAGACCTAGTGGGACTCCATACCAAGTCTTGTCACCAGTGGGACTGCCAGCTTGCGTTTTGTCTCTACGTGAAACACGACACACATCTAAGTGGTACAAGTGTGAGGTCGGACTACGAGGAGGGAGACCTCTTGAGGAAAGAGTTCGATCGATGCGAGAGTCACGGACCGCACGGAGCAAGGCTTTACTGTGGCCATTTGCCTCGAATCCAAATCCCACTCTGCGGAGAGGTTGATAGTGTTAGTATGAAAGCGACGGAGTGCCACTATAGGGATGGGGTTGAGGCTAGGACGCTGAGACTTCTCGGGAACTTTGCACTACCTGGCTCAAGTCCGTCCTTTGTTACGCCTATTATAAATACTCTTTGTGTGACTGCGGATATGTTAAAAGATTATTCTAGTGAAGCTGATTAA
- the LOC119587725 gene encoding uncharacterized protein LOC119587725 isoform X3, protein MVKCRTFIRSGYIPTWRSVCEKWIQEALEEKEGEVTPVYVLYNAYLKDNPQQYLDIAQFGKILKSRFQNRKCRRGKQGAQIYVYKNVIIKTKAASMVSQETKKGYKPKAKSSDHFSSMDYKLFNGIQSIADSLGQSGITPESSSSKMLLPVDFSSIKNGSFNNQQSVPGHHGQLPMTPRLHTEASSANVSSEATSPLDLRLPAAVARRKLLLSTNPYEYSNYENINNHKKSKIDVLGVLEVQHQNKEEDDRSVCSSLSELSSLAKESSDGNSENDENPHDIADKDHDFMTVFTDNHSTALGSKDNMEYVFCNRDLSSPQKSMLLDVEVRDIEVEEESCLYLDYDQANTNAISEKYFKDKLQRKTSDRHSNVKVTEDHFVARPEGGEVKGIAATDLNEGPAQEETRSTPRSSEGQTVTKVETLNRKTIETNRMALGRRWVDHNLRDRPGKRTFPWEIAAAYARDRPEEPLTDTNFAVLIRSKFPSRRKKITSGPRTIYYYQDLELTNPSQLVDNSSVLRETTQDGQNLTPNAPAILMSGDDGAPVAVLNPPAESVFTMNGKPYVSLKIMVSPSSTSSAGDPSNSKGQKTLSYEAVANCKTKNEGSEEGIVNHPHNARVFESSCGSPDKSNDGMLITDQSLTEGGDIGCAEHPGRDQSQSGDDGMFSKSIASLERSVRDQSLAGNDGMFSDGTVPPKHPMEDVTSSAICQNLVDTIKAEPIDAETDLLITVEPSDVNTNPTVTKMDMAVSDYLHKEMLSEEICSYVHDEGCIKSRTSEDQGSQETDSPKKEGNINSLTKQVADFTSKSLEHKEKSDVRNLSSDSIHKEINKSVVKFQNLFSLERKLSRSSESRKSRKRDRLIQTFDAKGKRPRPNDHQANKRPNLDRYKRLSGHATQSSSIRKMVVLEHRKRKAKRWKAVEQNSLRIREVLQVAFHFFSAGSRLSGDERARRLEATIYGNNPAVSYREPSSPSSETNNYACRTSSHFIESTKSLTYSQVTSLLRHHQTCQGLGCSYSSNLCLTLRAMYSHITIFSHRCQVWEHFTDLVGLHTKSCHQWDCQLAFCLYVKHDTHLSGTSVRSDYEEGDLLRKEFDRCESHGPHGARLYCGHLPRIQIPLCGEVDSVSMKATECHYRDGVEARTLRLLGNFALPGSSPSFVTPIINTLCVTADMLKDYSSEAD, encoded by the exons ATGGTCAAGTGTCGAACTTTCATACGTAG TGGATACATTCCTACGTGGCGCTCAGTTTGCGAGAAATGGATCCAAGAGGctttggaggagaaggaaggcgaaGTCACTCCCGTCTATGTCCTTTACAATGCCTACTTAAAGGATAACCCCCAACAGTACCTGGATATAGCCCAG TTTGGGAAGATTTTGAAATCAAGATTCCAGAACAGAAAATGCCGCCGGGGCAAGCAGGGAGCCCAGATCTACGTCTACAAAAATGTGATCATCAAGACAAAAGCAGCAAGTATGGTGAGTCAAGAAACCAAGAAGGGTTACAAACCAAAAGCCAAGTCGTCAGACCACTTTTCTTCCATGGATTATAAGCTTTTTAATGGTATCCAGTCCATTGCTGATTCCCTTGGACAGTCAGGCATAACACCAGAGTCTTCGAGTTCGAAAATGCTGCTACCAGTCGATTTTTCTTCCATAAAAAACGGGTCTTTTAACAATCAACAGTCCGTTCCTGGACATCACGGACAGTTACCCATGACGCCAAGACTTCATACGGAAGCCTCTTCGGCCAATGTGAGCTCAGAAGCAACTTCACCTCTTGATTTACGTCTTCCAGCTGCTGTAGCCCGAAGGAAGTTATTGTTATCAACTAACCCTTATGAATACAGCAACTATGAAAACATCAATAACcacaaaaagtcaaagatagatgtaCTGGGTGTTCTGGAAGTTCAGCATCAGAACAAAGAAGAGGATGATAGAAGTGTCTGTAGTAGTTTGAGTGAATTGTCAAGCTTGGCTAAGGAGAGTAGTGATGGGAATTCGGAGAATGATGAAAATCCACACGACATTGCTGATAAAGATCATGATTTCATGACCGTGTTTACGGACAATCACTCGACAGCATTGGGTAGTAAAGATAACATGGAATATGTCTTTTGTAACAGAGATTTAAGTTCGCCCCAAAAATCTATGCTTCTGGATGTGGAGGTCAGggatatagaagtggaagaagagagcTGCCTTTACTTGGATTATGACCAAGCCAATACAAACGCCATcagtgaaaaatattttaaagataaattgCAGAGGAAAACATCAGACAGACACTCGAACGTGAAAGTGACGGAAGACCATTTTGTTGCAAGACCAGAGGGGGGAGAAGTAAAAGGAATTGCCGCAACTGACTTGAATGAGGGACCAGCTCAAGAGGAGACCCGAAGCACACCAAGATCCTCAGAGGGACAAACTGTGACGAAAGTGGAAACCTTGAACAGGAAGACAATAGAAACTAACAGGATGGCTCTGGGACGCAGGTGGGTGGACCACAATCTACGGGATCGACCAGGAAAGCGGACCTTCCCCTGGGAGATCGCCGCAGCATATGCGCGGGACCGCCCTGAAGAACCTCTGACTGACACTAAT TTTGCTGTGCTGATCAGAAGTAAATTCCcttcaagaagaaagaaaataaccagTGGACCCAGAACCATTTATTACTACCAAGATCTGGAACTAACCAATCCGTCACAGCTGGTAGACAATTCTTCTGTCCTCAGAGAAACCACTCAAGATGGTCAAAACTTAACCCCTAATGCACCAGCCATCCTGATGTCTGGGGATGATGGTGCACCGGTGGCCGTGTTGAATCCACCAGCCGAGAGTGTGTTTACCATGAACGGCAAGCCTTATGTTTCCTTGAAAATAATGGTCTCACCTTCGAGTACGTCTAGTGCTGGGGATCCCTCGAATTCAAAAGGACAGAAGACTCTTTCATATGAGGCTGTTGCAAACTGTAAGACTAAAAATGAAGGATCTGAAGAAGGGATAGTCAACCATCCTCACAATGCACGAGTGTTTGAATCAAGCTGCGGTTCTCCAGACAAAAGCAACGATGGCATGCTAATAACAGATCAGAGTCTCACTGAGGGTGGTGACATAGGATGTGCAGAACATCCAGGGAGAGATCAAAGTCAAAGTGGGGATGATGGGATGTTCAGTAAAAGCATAGCATCTCTAGAACGTTCGGTGAGAGATCAAAGCCTTGCTGGAAATGATGGGATGTTCAGTGATGGCACAGTGCCTCCAAAACACCCCATGGAAGATGTAACATCATCAGCCATTTGTCAGAATTTAGTGGATACAATCAAAGCAGAACCGATAGATGCGGAAACTGATCTATTAATCACTGTTGAGCCCAGTGACGTAAACACGAATCCAACAGTAACAAAGATGGATATGGCCGTCTCAGACTATCTACACAAGGAAATGTTAAGTGAAGAGATTTGCAGTTATGTCCACGATGAAGGATGCATAAAAAGTCGAACGTCAGAGGATCAAGGGTCCCAAGAAACAGACAGTccaaagaaagaagggaatataAATTCTTTAACAAAACAGGTGGCTGATTTTACTTCCAAATCTCTCGAACACAAAGAAAAATCAGATGTCAGAAATCTATCTTCTGATAGCAtccataaagaaataaataagtctGTAGTCAAATTCCAGAATTTGTTTTCATTGGAACGGAAATTGTCTCGAAGTTCTGAATCACGGAAATCTAGGAAAAGAGATCGGTTGATTCAAACCTTTGATGCGAAAGGTAAACGCCCGAGACCAAATGATCATCAGGCAAATAAACGGCCAAACTTGGATAGATACAAGAGGCTGAGTGGACACGCTACTCAATCATCATCCATTAGGAAAATGGTTGTATTAGAACACCGCAAGCGAAAAGCAAAACGATGGAAAGCAGTAGAGCAGAATAGCTTACGAATACGTGAAGTCCTGCAAGTCGCTTTTCACTTCTTCTCAGCTGGATCCAGACTATCAGGCGACGAGCGCGCCAGAAGGCTCGAAGCCACGATTTACGGAAACAATCCAGCTGTAAGTTATAGAGAACCATCTTCACCTTCTTCTGAAACCAATAATTATGCTTGCCGAACGTCTTCCCATTTTATAGAGTCAACCAAATCTCTAACCTACAGTCAAGTTACATCTTTACTTAGACACCATCAGACGTGCCAAGGATTAGGATGCTCTTACAGCTCTAATCTGTGCCTGACTCTACGAGCAATGTACTCGCACATCACCATTTTTAGCCACCGTTGCCAAGTGTGGGAGCATTTCACAGACCTAGTGGGACTCCATACCAAGTCTTGTCACCAGTGGGACTGCCAGCTTGCGTTTTGTCTCTACGTGAAACACGACACACATCTAAGTGGTACAAGTGTGAGGTCGGACTACGAGGAGGGAGACCTCTTGAGGAAAGAGTTCGATCGATGCGAGAGTCACGGACCGCACGGAGCAAGGCTTTACTGTGGCCATTTGCCTCGAATCCAAATCCCACTCTGCGGAGAGGTTGATAGTGTTAGTATGAAAGCGACGGAGTGCCACTATAGGGATGGGGTTGAGGCTAGGACGCTGAGACTTCTCGGGAACTTTGCACTACCTGGCTCAAGTCCGTCCTTTGTTACGCCTATTATAAATACTCTTTGTGTGACTGCGGATATGTTAAAAGATTATTCTAGTGAAGCTGATTAA
- the LOC119587725 gene encoding uncharacterized protein LOC119587725 isoform X2, with amino-acid sequence MVKCKDLILKYLNEKTHAGDRPAASSVGLVEGRCETPLLMKSGYIPTWRSVCEKWIQEALEEKEGEVTPVYVLYNAYLKDNPQQYLDIAQFGKILKSRFQNRKCRRGKQGAQIYVYKNVIIKTKAASMVSQETKKGYKPKAKSSDHFSSMDYKLFNGIQSIADSLGQSGITPESSSSKMLLPVDFSSIKNGSFNNQQSVPGHHGQLPMTPRLHTEASSANVSSEATSPLDLRLPAAVARRKLLLSTNPYEYSNYENINNHKKSKIDVLGVLEVQHQNKEEDDRSVCSSLSELSSLAKESSDGNSENDENPHDIADKDHDFMTVFTDNHSTALGSKDNMEYVFCNRDLSSPQKSMLLDVEVRDIEVEEESCLYLDYDQANTNAISEKYFKDKLQRKTSDRHSNVKVTEDHFVARPEGGEVKGIAATDLNEGPAQEETRSTPRSSEGQTVTKVETLNRKTIETNRMALGRRWVDHNLRDRPGKRTFPWEIAAAYARDRPEEPLTDTNFAVLIRSKFPSRRKKITSGPRTIYYYQDLELTNPSQLVDNSSVLRETTQDGQNLTPNAPAILMSGDDGAPVAVLNPPAESVFTMNGKPYVSLKIMVSPSSTSSAGDPSNSKGQKTLSYEAVANCKTKNEGSEEGIVNHPHNARVFESSCGSPDKSNDGMLITDQSLTEGGDIGCAEHPGRDQSQSGDDGMFSKSIASLERSVRDQSLAGNDGMFSDGTVPPKHPMEDVTSSAICQNLVDTIKAEPIDAETDLLITVEPSDVNTNPTVTKMDMAVSDYLHKEMLSEEICSYVHDEGCIKSRTSEDQGSQETDSPKKEGNINSLTKQVADFTSKSLEHKEKSDVRNLSSDSIHKEINKSVVKFQNLFSLERKLSRSSESRKSRKRDRLIQTFDAKGKRPRPNDHQANKRPNLDRYKRLSGHATQSSSIRKMVVLEHRKRKAKRWKAVEQNSLRIREVLQVAFHFFSAGSRLSGDERARRLEATIYGNNPAVSYREPSSPSSETNNYACRTSSHFIESTKSLTYSQVTSLLRHHQTCQGLGCSYSSNLCLTLRAMYSHITIFSHRCQVWEHFTDLVGLHTKSCHQWDCQLAFCLYVKHDTHLSGTSVRSDYEEGDLLRKEFDRCESHGPHGARLYCGHLPRIQIPLCGEVDSVSMKATECHYRDGVEARTLRLLGNFALPGSSPSFVTPIINTLCVTADMLKDYSSEAD; translated from the exons ATGGTGAAGTGCAAAGACCTAATACTGAAATACTTGAACGAGAAAACCCATGCTGGCGATAGACCGGCTGCTAGCAGTGTTGGCCTTGTGGAGGGAAGATGCGAGACGCCTCTCCTGATGAAGAG TGGATACATTCCTACGTGGCGCTCAGTTTGCGAGAAATGGATCCAAGAGGctttggaggagaaggaaggcgaaGTCACTCCCGTCTATGTCCTTTACAATGCCTACTTAAAGGATAACCCCCAACAGTACCTGGATATAGCCCAG TTTGGGAAGATTTTGAAATCAAGATTCCAGAACAGAAAATGCCGCCGGGGCAAGCAGGGAGCCCAGATCTACGTCTACAAAAATGTGATCATCAAGACAAAAGCAGCAAGTATGGTGAGTCAAGAAACCAAGAAGGGTTACAAACCAAAAGCCAAGTCGTCAGACCACTTTTCTTCCATGGATTATAAGCTTTTTAATGGTATCCAGTCCATTGCTGATTCCCTTGGACAGTCAGGCATAACACCAGAGTCTTCGAGTTCGAAAATGCTGCTACCAGTCGATTTTTCTTCCATAAAAAACGGGTCTTTTAACAATCAACAGTCCGTTCCTGGACATCACGGACAGTTACCCATGACGCCAAGACTTCATACGGAAGCCTCTTCGGCCAATGTGAGCTCAGAAGCAACTTCACCTCTTGATTTACGTCTTCCAGCTGCTGTAGCCCGAAGGAAGTTATTGTTATCAACTAACCCTTATGAATACAGCAACTATGAAAACATCAATAACcacaaaaagtcaaagatagatgtaCTGGGTGTTCTGGAAGTTCAGCATCAGAACAAAGAAGAGGATGATAGAAGTGTCTGTAGTAGTTTGAGTGAATTGTCAAGCTTGGCTAAGGAGAGTAGTGATGGGAATTCGGAGAATGATGAAAATCCACACGACATTGCTGATAAAGATCATGATTTCATGACCGTGTTTACGGACAATCACTCGACAGCATTGGGTAGTAAAGATAACATGGAATATGTCTTTTGTAACAGAGATTTAAGTTCGCCCCAAAAATCTATGCTTCTGGATGTGGAGGTCAGggatatagaagtggaagaagagagcTGCCTTTACTTGGATTATGACCAAGCCAATACAAACGCCATcagtgaaaaatattttaaagataaattgCAGAGGAAAACATCAGACAGACACTCGAACGTGAAAGTGACGGAAGACCATTTTGTTGCAAGACCAGAGGGGGGAGAAGTAAAAGGAATTGCCGCAACTGACTTGAATGAGGGACCAGCTCAAGAGGAGACCCGAAGCACACCAAGATCCTCAGAGGGACAAACTGTGACGAAAGTGGAAACCTTGAACAGGAAGACAATAGAAACTAACAGGATGGCTCTGGGACGCAGGTGGGTGGACCACAATCTACGGGATCGACCAGGAAAGCGGACCTTCCCCTGGGAGATCGCCGCAGCATATGCGCGGGACCGCCCTGAAGAACCTCTGACTGACACTAAT TTTGCTGTGCTGATCAGAAGTAAATTCCcttcaagaagaaagaaaataaccagTGGACCCAGAACCATTTATTACTACCAAGATCTGGAACTAACCAATCCGTCACAGCTGGTAGACAATTCTTCTGTCCTCAGAGAAACCACTCAAGATGGTCAAAACTTAACCCCTAATGCACCAGCCATCCTGATGTCTGGGGATGATGGTGCACCGGTGGCCGTGTTGAATCCACCAGCCGAGAGTGTGTTTACCATGAACGGCAAGCCTTATGTTTCCTTGAAAATAATGGTCTCACCTTCGAGTACGTCTAGTGCTGGGGATCCCTCGAATTCAAAAGGACAGAAGACTCTTTCATATGAGGCTGTTGCAAACTGTAAGACTAAAAATGAAGGATCTGAAGAAGGGATAGTCAACCATCCTCACAATGCACGAGTGTTTGAATCAAGCTGCGGTTCTCCAGACAAAAGCAACGATGGCATGCTAATAACAGATCAGAGTCTCACTGAGGGTGGTGACATAGGATGTGCAGAACATCCAGGGAGAGATCAAAGTCAAAGTGGGGATGATGGGATGTTCAGTAAAAGCATAGCATCTCTAGAACGTTCGGTGAGAGATCAAAGCCTTGCTGGAAATGATGGGATGTTCAGTGATGGCACAGTGCCTCCAAAACACCCCATGGAAGATGTAACATCATCAGCCATTTGTCAGAATTTAGTGGATACAATCAAAGCAGAACCGATAGATGCGGAAACTGATCTATTAATCACTGTTGAGCCCAGTGACGTAAACACGAATCCAACAGTAACAAAGATGGATATGGCCGTCTCAGACTATCTACACAAGGAAATGTTAAGTGAAGAGATTTGCAGTTATGTCCACGATGAAGGATGCATAAAAAGTCGAACGTCAGAGGATCAAGGGTCCCAAGAAACAGACAGTccaaagaaagaagggaatataAATTCTTTAACAAAACAGGTGGCTGATTTTACTTCCAAATCTCTCGAACACAAAGAAAAATCAGATGTCAGAAATCTATCTTCTGATAGCAtccataaagaaataaataagtctGTAGTCAAATTCCAGAATTTGTTTTCATTGGAACGGAAATTGTCTCGAAGTTCTGAATCACGGAAATCTAGGAAAAGAGATCGGTTGATTCAAACCTTTGATGCGAAAGGTAAACGCCCGAGACCAAATGATCATCAGGCAAATAAACGGCCAAACTTGGATAGATACAAGAGGCTGAGTGGACACGCTACTCAATCATCATCCATTAGGAAAATGGTTGTATTAGAACACCGCAAGCGAAAAGCAAAACGATGGAAAGCAGTAGAGCAGAATAGCTTACGAATACGTGAAGTCCTGCAAGTCGCTTTTCACTTCTTCTCAGCTGGATCCAGACTATCAGGCGACGAGCGCGCCAGAAGGCTCGAAGCCACGATTTACGGAAACAATCCAGCTGTAAGTTATAGAGAACCATCTTCACCTTCTTCTGAAACCAATAATTATGCTTGCCGAACGTCTTCCCATTTTATAGAGTCAACCAAATCTCTAACCTACAGTCAAGTTACATCTTTACTTAGACACCATCAGACGTGCCAAGGATTAGGATGCTCTTACAGCTCTAATCTGTGCCTGACTCTACGAGCAATGTACTCGCACATCACCATTTTTAGCCACCGTTGCCAAGTGTGGGAGCATTTCACAGACCTAGTGGGACTCCATACCAAGTCTTGTCACCAGTGGGACTGCCAGCTTGCGTTTTGTCTCTACGTGAAACACGACACACATCTAAGTGGTACAAGTGTGAGGTCGGACTACGAGGAGGGAGACCTCTTGAGGAAAGAGTTCGATCGATGCGAGAGTCACGGACCGCACGGAGCAAGGCTTTACTGTGGCCATTTGCCTCGAATCCAAATCCCACTCTGCGGAGAGGTTGATAGTGTTAGTATGAAAGCGACGGAGTGCCACTATAGGGATGGGGTTGAGGCTAGGACGCTGAGACTTCTCGGGAACTTTGCACTACCTGGCTCAAGTCCGTCCTTTGTTACGCCTATTATAAATACTCTTTGTGTGACTGCGGATATGTTAAAAGATTATTCTAGTGAAGCTGATTAA